The following coding sequences lie in one Rutidosis leptorrhynchoides isolate AG116_Rl617_1_P2 chromosome 4, CSIRO_AGI_Rlap_v1, whole genome shotgun sequence genomic window:
- the LOC139842185 gene encoding uncharacterized protein — protein MANDENDGWEYLLDIDDSDLTQSVSVSKLTQTILVPTQSPPFPRPLESPQLNRQKQKQPISPQRPVLRGSGSNKKNKLSYRTPGPAGVFQDAYELRNNENNVVDDMSTQDFVREIINRPEKDDSFTLDPWLHAMEFAYPYGGRSDIASILRQRRFLPADQVVGVVKTCAKKFVGDLSVTLKDTTGTIRGTVSSKIIDGVHGKYEGVKGIREGAILVLQNYSIFCPSVKVKILNITRKALIKVFFKDGGST, from the exons ATGGCCAATGATGAGAACGATGGATGGGAATACCTACTTGATATTGATGATTCCGATCTCACTCAATCTGTATCAGTTTCAAAACTCACTCAAACCATATTGGTGCCCACTCAGTCGCCACCATTCCCCCGACCTTTAGAGTCCCCCCAACTTAACCGTCAAAAACAAAAGCAACCTATTTCACCACAACGACCTGTTCTTCGCGGTTCCGGGTCTAACAAAAAGAACAAATTATCCTACCGAACCCCTGGACCCGCTGGTGTTTTCCAAGATGCGTATGAACTTCGAAATAACGAGAATAACGTTGTGGATGACATGTCCACGCAAGATTTTGTAAGGGAAATAATCAACAGACCTGAAAAGGATGATTCGTTTACACTGGATCCGTGGCTACATGCGATGGAGTTTGCATATCCGTACGGAG GTAGATCTGATATAGCAAGCATTTTGAGACAACGTAGATTTTTACCAGCTGATCAAGTTGTTGGTGTTGTTAAGACTTGTGCAAAAAAATTTGTCGGTGATCTGTCTGTAACGCTCAAA GATACTACGGGTACTATTCGAGGAACAGTATCTAGCAAGATCATCGATGGTGTACATGGGAAGTATGAAGGTGTAAAAGGCATACGTGAGGGAGCTATTTTGGTGCTACAAAACTATTCTATCTTTTGCCCTAGTGTGAAGGTTAAAATCCTTAACATTACACGCAAGGCGTTAATTAAGGTGTTCTTTAAAGACGGTGGATCTACGTAG